CCCTGCATCGTGTTCATCGATGAGATCGACGCCATCGGCAAAAAGCGCGACACCACCGGCATGGGAGGCAACGACGAGCGCGAGCAGACGCTTAACCAGCTGCTCACCGAGATGGACGGCTTTGATTCCAGCAAGGGCGTCATTATCCTTGCGGCCACCAACCGGCCCGAAATGCTGGACCCCGCGCTGCTGCGCCCCGGCCGCTTTGACCGGCGCATCCCTGTGGAGCTGCCCGATCTGCCCGGCCGAGAGGCCATCCTTCAGGTGCACGCCCGCCGCGTCAAGACCGCGCCGAATATCGATTACAACGCCATTGCGCGCGCCACCAGCGGCGCTTCAGGCGCGGAGCTGGCCAACATCGTCAACGAGGCCGCGCTTCTGGCAGTCAAAAACAACCGTGACACCGTGCTGCAGGAGGATCTTGAGGAATCCGTTGAGACGGTCATCGCAGGCTACCAGCGCAAGGGCGCGGTGATCTCCGCAAAGGAAAAGCGCGTCATCGCCTACCACGAGATCGGTCACGCGCTTGTCGCCGCCATGCAGAAGCACGCCGCGCCCGTACACAAAATCACCATCGTTCCGCGCACCTCTGGCGCGCTTGGATACACGATGCAGGTCGCCCAAGAGGAATCCGTGCTGCTCTCCAAACAGGAGGCCTTTGATAAGATCGCCACCTTCACCGGCGGCCGCGCGGCCGAGGAGATCGTCTTTGGCACCTGTACCTCGGGCGCGTCCAATGACATTGAGCAGGCCACCAAGCTGGCGCGCGCCATGGTCACCCGCCTGGGCATGAGCGAAGATTTCGACATGATGGCGCTGGAGACCACCAGCGGCGCCTACATGGGCGGCGACGCCTCGCTTACTTGCTCTGCTGACACCGCAGCGAAGATTGACGCCGAGGTTCTGCGTCTCATCCGCCGCGCACACGAAAAAGCCGCCGCCATCCTCCAGGACCATCTTGACGTGCTGCACCAGCTGGCTGCCTATCTGCTGGAAAAGGAGACCATCACCGGCGAGGAATTCATGGCTATCCTTCGCGCGCATGAGGAGGCTGCCCCTGCGCAGGCGTGATGGGGAGCATTCTCTGCATGCGTCGTCGCGCGCAGACACGCGCCCGGAAGCCCGCCGCTTGACAGCGTGCCCTGCGGGCATATATAATCTCTGTACATCCAAGAGAGAATGGGAGGTTGACCAATGCGCAATTTCACCTGCTAACCAGTAATTGAAAAGGGGCGCACATCCTTCGCCAAAAAACTGGCGTTGTTTTGTGTGTGCTGCAGGGGAAATTGCATCATAGGTCTTTATGGCGCTCCTTTTGGCGCGGGTGCTTTGAACGCCCGCGCCTATGCAAGGGGAAATGCGCGTGCAGTTTTCTGCGGCGGCATTCCCCTTTTTTCTTCCCGCTATGGAGGTGCCTTCCCATGTCTTTAATCGATATTGCCGGTTTAACTTTTTGCTACGAGGGCAGCTACGACAACGTCTTTGAACACGTTTTTCTGCAGCTTGATACCGACTGGAAGCTGGGCTTTGTGGGCCGCAACGGGCGCGGCAAAACCACCTTCCTGCAGCTGCTTCTGGGCAAATACGCCTACCGGGGCAGCATCAGGGCGCAGGTTGCCTTTGACTATTTTCCCTACGATGTGCCCGACATATGTGCGCGCACGCAGCAGGTGCTTAAGGGTGTCTGCCCCGACGCACCGCTGTGGACCCTGCGGCGGGAGCTTTCGCTGCTTAAGGTGCGCCAAGACGCGCTTGCGCGCCCCTTTGACACGCTCAGTCACGGCGAGCGCACCAAAGTGCTGCTGGCCGCGCTTTTCTGTAACGAGGGCCGCTTTCTGCTCATTGACGAACCCACCAACCATCTGGATATGGCTGCGCGCGCGTTGCTGGGCGACTATCTGGCCCAAAAGAAGGGCTTTATCCTGGTATCGCACGACCGCGATCTGCTGGACCGCTGCACGGATCACACCCTCGCGCTCAACCGCGCGGATATCCAGCTGCAGCACGGCAATTTCTCCGCGTGGTGGCAAAACAAGGCGATGGCCGACGCCTTTGAGCTGGACCAGGATAAAAAGCTGCGCAGGGACATCGGTCGGCTTGCCCAGGCCTCGCGCCGCACAGCGGGTTGGTCCGCGCAGAGCGAGCGGACAAAGTTCGGCCAGGGGCCGGTGGACCGCGGTTTTATCGGGCATAAGGCCGCCAAAGTGATGAAGCGGGCCAAGGCCATCGAGGCGCGCCGGCAGCAGGAAATCGCGCAAAAAGCGACGCTGCTGAAGAATATCGAGCACGCAGACGCCCTGGCGCAGCATCCCCTGCCCCATCCCAAGGCCGTGCTGGTTCAGGCCACGGACCTGTGCATCCGCTACGAAGAGCAGCCTGTCTGCGGCCCTTTGCGCTTCACGCTGCGCCAGGGAGAGCGCCTCGCGCTGTGCGGCGGCAACGGCAGCGGCAAATCCAGCGTGCTGAAGTTACTGCTGGGCCAAAGCGTCCCCCACAGCGGCACATTGCAGTGCGCATCGGGCTGCAAAATCTCCTACGTGGCGCAGGATACCTCCTTTTTGCAGGGCACGCTGCACGCCTATGCGCAAGCGCGCGGGCTGGACGAAAGCCTGCTGCTGACCATATTGCGTAAGCTAGACTTTGCCCGCGTCCAGTTTGAAAAGGACATGTCCGCCTTCAGCGCCGGACAGAAGAAAAAGGTGTTGCTGGCCGCCAGCCTCAGCGAGCAGGCGCACCTTTACGTGTGGGACGAGCCTCTCAACTTTGTGGACGTCTACACCCGCATGCAGCTGGAGGACCTGCTGCTGCGCGCGCGGGCCACCCTGCTTTTTGTGGAGCATGACCGCGCGTTTGTCGATCATGTTGCCACCGGCCGCATTGAATGCTAGCTTTTGGGCCGCGGATATACTACAATGTGTATTGTTTGCAAGTACACGTATGCATTAAAGGAGATTTGCCCACATGAAAAAATGGCTCCGTTTCATCCCGCTGGCGCTGCTGGTGGCCGTCGCCATCGTGCTGGTGCCCAAGGCCTGCAGCAGGCAGGTCAAGGAAAACGACCCTGATAACCTCAGCCAGCTGCCCTACAGCGTGGGCGCGCAGCAGGGCGACTGGGAGGTCTATATGGACGTGCGAGTATCCAACGAGGAGGACCGCGCCGCCATGCAGGCCGTCCCCGAGGGCACGGACACAGCAAAGCTGCAGGACGGCTACCGCACGCTCTTTCGCATCAAATACAACGGCGCCGAGCAGATCACGGAGCTGGAGTACACCTTTGCCAAAGGCACCCAGTGGGGCTGCAGTGGCACGCTCAAGCCCGTGGAGGGTGAATCCAGCATCAACAAGGGGCTCAACGGCAAGGACGATATGGGCGGCTTTTTCTTCAGCAAGGACGCCAGCATCGGCGGACCCATCCCCCCCAAGGCGCGCGAATACAAGCTAACCCTCAAGGGAAAGACCGCCTCGGGCCAGAGCATCAAAGAAAATCTGACCCTGCGCGCCCAATAGCCACAGCAGCTTTGCCAAAGAGAGCCGCCCGGCAGCCTGACCTGCCGGGCGGTTATTTTTGTGGGATGTTCCTGCCGCGCATTTGGCGCATCGGCGGGCATGCGCGCCTTACGCCAGGCAGCGCGTGTGATGTGCACGACGCTTTGCCGGATGCCGCCAGGCGCAATGCGATTTTTCATCTAACCGCCCACAGCGTTTATGTAATAAAAGCCTGCCATCTCCTGCAAAACGCACGCAAAGAGAGCAGCGCATGCGCGCTGCACAAGTCCAAGCTACCCGTGGATGGGTGGTCTTTTTGGGCCTCTACATAAAGCAACGGTGTCCCGCGCGCCGCAGCGCTGGCGCAGCCCTGAAAGTTCGACCGAAAATTTGTTTTGCCTGTGACGCATAGCTCAAAACAGGGCCCTTCGGCCCCCAGGGGCGCGCGGGCGCGTATTCCGATTCTGCACACTGGCGAGCGCAGACTGGCGTGGACACACGCGCTGAAAACGCGCTACGCCTTCCCTACCCGCGTACCGCGCACATTAAAAAAGCGCGGCACTGTGTGCGCCGCGCAAAAAACGATTTAACGGGGTTTAAGCCGCGTTCTTATCCTTGGTTTTGTCGATGTTTTCCGGCAGCAGCTTGTTGAGCACAATGCCGATGATCGCTGCCAGCGCCACGCCCGAGATGCTGACGATGTCATTGATCTGGAAGGCTGCGCCGCCCAGGCCCATGACCATCATCACCGCCACAATCAAAAGGTTTCTGCTCTTTTTAAAGTCCACCTGGTTCTCCACCAGCGTGCGCAGGCCGACCGATGCGATCATGCCGTAGAGGATGATGCTGATGCCACCCAGCACCGCGTGCGGCAGGGTGTTGATAAAGCCGCCCACCTTGCCGAAGAAGCTCAGAAAAATAGCGAAGATCGCCGCGATCTCCAGCGTCACGGGGTTATAGTTGCCGGTGGCCGCAAGCACGCCGGTGTTCTCGGAATAGGTGGTGTTGGCGGGGCCGCCGATCGCGCCGGCCAGCATGGTGGCCAGGCCGTCGCCGATCAGGGTCCTATGCAGGCCGGGGTCCTTGATGAAGTCCTTGCCCACCACAGCGCCGTTGGCCGACACATCGCCGATGTGCTCCACAAACGTCACGATGGCCACGGGCGCGATGACCGCAATGGCCTTCCAGTCAAACAGCGGCAGGGAGAATTTGGGAAGCTCCACCCATGCGGCATCTGCGATGGCCTGCGTGCTTACCAGGGGCACGCCGCACCAGGTGAAGATCCACGCGGTGAGGTAGCCCGCCGCGATGCCAAAGAGGATGGGCACCAGCTTGAAGAAGCCCTTGGCGAATACGGAGACGCACATCATCACACCGATGGTCACCGCCGCGACGATCCAGTTGGAGAGCAGCGGCATGCCTGAAAGCGCCACGGCGCCCGCGCCGTTTTCCGTCACAATATTGTTGATGGCGGTGGGCGCGAGCATCAGACCGATGATGATGATGATGGGGCCGGTGACCACCGGCGGGAAGAAGCTGCGCACGCGATCCACGCCGAAGACCTTCACCAGCAGCGAAAGGATCAGGTACATGGCGCCCGCGGCGATGATGCCGCCGCCCGCATACTGCAGGCCCACGTTATACTCCGGCGTGCCGATGGCCGCGCCGCCGGACATCATGTCCGCCACCACGATAATCGCGGTGATAAACGCAAAGCTGGAGCCTAAAAATACAGGCACCTTGCGCTTGGTGATCAGGTGGAACAGCAGCGTGCCCAGGCCTGCGGCAAACAGGGTGACTGAGACGTCCATGCCCGTCATGAGCGGCACAAGCACCGTTGCGCCGAACATGGCAAAGACATGCTGGATGCCCAGCACCACCATCTTGCCCGTGGATTGGTTCTTCTCCATGATGATACCCCCTTCGATGTTGCGGTAAAAATAGATGTATTAGAGCAAAAGCCGCCGGATGGTATGCAGCTTCAGTTCTCCCTGTTGGTATCGCACAGCGTCACGCGGCTGACACCATCGACAGACGCCACCTGCACGCGGATCAGCTCGCTGCGCGCGGTGGGCACGTTTTTGCCCACGTAATCGGCGCGGATGGGCAGTTCCCGATGCCCCCTGTCCACCAGCACCGCCAGATGGATGGCGCGCGGGCGTCCCAGATGCATCACCGCCTCAATGGCGGCGCGCGCCGTGCGGCCGGTGTAGAGCACGTCGTCCACCAGCACGATGACCTTATCGCGCACGTCAAAGGGCACGTCGCTGCCGGTAAGGGTGGGCTGCGCACCGCGTTCGGACAGGTCGTCCCGATACAGCGTGATGTCCAGCGCGCCCACCGGCACGCGCACCTGCTC
Above is a window of Maliibacterium massiliense DNA encoding:
- the ftsH gene encoding ATP-dependent zinc metalloprotease FtsH, yielding MKEEKNHKKPFIYYYVLVLLVVMLFNALVMPLFNRMRVKEVDYSTFLTMVEEGKVAQVEEQETKLAFTASDTDDKTIYITGLMNDPERVTRLREAGVSFGRVIPQENSPLLNFLLTWILPVALLAFLGNLFIKNMQKHMGGSNAMTFGKSNAKVYVSAQTGKTFADVAGQDEAKEALTEIVDFLHNPARYTAIGAAMPKGALLVGPPGTGKTLLAQAVAGEAQVPFFSISGSEFIEMFVGMGAARVRDLFKQAQEKAPCIVFIDEIDAIGKKRDTTGMGGNDEREQTLNQLLTEMDGFDSSKGVIILAATNRPEMLDPALLRPGRFDRRIPVELPDLPGREAILQVHARRVKTAPNIDYNAIARATSGASGAELANIVNEAALLAVKNNRDTVLQEDLEESVETVIAGYQRKGAVISAKEKRVIAYHEIGHALVAAMQKHAAPVHKITIVPRTSGALGYTMQVAQEESVLLSKQEAFDKIATFTGGRAAEEIVFGTCTSGASNDIEQATKLARAMVTRLGMSEDFDMMALETTSGAYMGGDASLTCSADTAAKIDAEVLRLIRRAHEKAAAILQDHLDVLHQLAAYLLEKETITGEEFMAILRAHEEAAPAQA
- a CDS encoding uracil-xanthine permease family protein, with the protein product MEKNQSTGKMVVLGIQHVFAMFGATVLVPLMTGMDVSVTLFAAGLGTLLFHLITKRKVPVFLGSSFAFITAIIVVADMMSGGAAIGTPEYNVGLQYAGGGIIAAGAMYLILSLLVKVFGVDRVRSFFPPVVTGPIIIIIGLMLAPTAINNIVTENGAGAVALSGMPLLSNWIVAAVTIGVMMCVSVFAKGFFKLVPILFGIAAGYLTAWIFTWCGVPLVSTQAIADAAWVELPKFSLPLFDWKAIAVIAPVAIVTFVEHIGDVSANGAVVGKDFIKDPGLHRTLIGDGLATMLAGAIGGPANTTYSENTGVLAATGNYNPVTLEIAAIFAIFLSFFGKVGGFINTLPHAVLGGISIILYGMIASVGLRTLVENQVDFKKSRNLLIVAVMMVMGLGGAAFQINDIVSISGVALAAIIGIVLNKLLPENIDKTKDKNAA
- the abc-f gene encoding ribosomal protection-like ABC-F family protein — translated: MSLIDIAGLTFCYEGSYDNVFEHVFLQLDTDWKLGFVGRNGRGKTTFLQLLLGKYAYRGSIRAQVAFDYFPYDVPDICARTQQVLKGVCPDAPLWTLRRELSLLKVRQDALARPFDTLSHGERTKVLLAALFCNEGRFLLIDEPTNHLDMAARALLGDYLAQKKGFILVSHDRDLLDRCTDHTLALNRADIQLQHGNFSAWWQNKAMADAFELDQDKKLRRDIGRLAQASRRTAGWSAQSERTKFGQGPVDRGFIGHKAAKVMKRAKAIEARRQQEIAQKATLLKNIEHADALAQHPLPHPKAVLVQATDLCIRYEEQPVCGPLRFTLRQGERLALCGGNGSGKSSVLKLLLGQSVPHSGTLQCASGCKISYVAQDTSFLQGTLHAYAQARGLDESLLLTILRKLDFARVQFEKDMSAFSAGQKKKVLLAASLSEQAHLYVWDEPLNFVDVYTRMQLEDLLLRARATLLFVEHDRAFVDHVATGRIEC
- the pyrR gene encoding bifunctional pyr operon transcriptional regulator/uracil phosphoribosyltransferase PyrR, which codes for MREKTCLMDEKAMGRALTRIAHEIIERARGVENVALIGIRRRGVPLARALAARIQQVEQVRVPVGALDITLYRDDLSERGAQPTLTGSDVPFDVRDKVIVLVDDVLYTGRTARAAIEAVMHLGRPRAIHLAVLVDRGHRELPIRADYVGKNVPTARSELIRVQVASVDGVSRVTLCDTNREN